One window from the genome of Bubalus kerabau isolate K-KA32 ecotype Philippines breed swamp buffalo chromosome 17, PCC_UOA_SB_1v2, whole genome shotgun sequence encodes:
- the ZNF835 gene encoding zinc finger protein 835 isoform X2 — protein sequence MGPGAPKPTRCEIEAAARKAGMEALLEGAAPQSSKLGETPKPEGGFKDGPKKAETCLKQEARKENPTGDGVPEQDEVAAGTPETSCSPPTPQADHRPQRRGAPRKRRTLKKAAASAEPEPEEVAERGGGGPSKPWKCGDCGKAFSYCSAFTLHQRTHTGEKPFPCADCGRAFSQSAHLAQHQRVHTGERPYACAECGKAFSQGSYLAAHGRVHTGERPHRCTDCGKAFARPTHLAQHRRVHTGERPFACSQCAKAFRSRSSLREHQRIHTGEKPFACARCDKAFRFSSALLRHQRTHTAQRPYTCGQCAKAFTQAAHLAQHRGLHTGEKPFACAECGARFSQSASLNEHRRIHTGEKPFACAQCGKAFTQVSHLSRHRRTHTGERPYACGACGRAFSNRSHLVQHHLAHTGARPYKCPECGATFGHVSSLLEHQKVHTGEKPFRCGDCGRAFSHGSSLTLHRRTHTGERPYACPECGKAFSNRAYLVQHHIVHTGEKPYECGRCGKAFSFSSALIRHQKTHAVGKKAGAPLGPAAAAASTPELPAGGGAC from the exons ATGGGACCCGGTGCTCCCAAACCCACGAG ATGTGAAATCGAGGCAGCAGCTCGGAAAGCCGGGATGGAAGCACTCCTGGAGGGCGCCGCTCCCCAGAGCTCCAAGTTGGGAGAAACCCCCAAACCCGAGGGTGGGTTCAAGGACGGGCCAAAGAAGGCGGAAACCTGTTTGAAGCAGGAGGCCCGCAAGGAAAACCCCACCGGGGACGGGGTGCCCGAGCAGGATGAGGTCGCCGCCGGAACCCCCGAGACCAGCTGCAGCCCTCCGACTCCCCAGGCCGACCACCGGCCCCAGAGACGCGGCGCTCCAAGAAAGCGCAGGACCCTGAAGAAGGCAGCAGCCAGCGCGGAGCCGGAGCCGGAGGAGGTGGCGGAGCGAGGGGGCGGTGGCCCCAGCAAGCCGTGGAAGTGTGGGGACTGCGGCAAGGCCTTCAGCTACTGCTCTGCCTTCACGCTGCACCAGAGGACGCACACCGGGGAGAAGCCGTTCCCCTGCGCGGACTGTGGCCGCGCCTTCAGCCAGAGCGCGCACCTGGCGCAGCACCAGCGCGTGCACACGGGCGAGCGGCCCTACGCCTGCGCCGAGTGCGGCAAGGCCTTCAGCCAGGGCTCCTATCTGGCGGCGCACGGGCGTGTGCACACGGGCGAGCGGCCCCACCGCTGCACCGACTGCGGCAAGGCCTTTGCGCGCCCCACGCACCTGGCGCAGCACCGGCGTGTGCACACGGGCGAGCGGCCCTTCGCCTGCAGCCAGTGCGCCAAGGCCTTCCGCAGCCGCTCGTCGCTGCGGGAGCACCAGCGCATCCACACGGGCGAGAAGCCCTTCGCCTGTGCGCGCTGCGACAAGGCCTTCCGCTTCTCCTCGGCGCTGCTCCGCCACCAGCGCACGCACACGGCCCAGCGGCCCTACACGTGCGGCCAGTGCGCCAAGGCCTTCACGCAGGCCGCGCACCTGGCGCAACACCGCGGCTTGCACACGGGTGAGAAGCCCTTCGCCTGCGCTGAGTGCGGCGCGCGCTTCAGCCAGAGCGCCTCGCTCAACGAGCACCGGCGCATCCACACGGGCGAGAAGCCCTTCGCCTGCGCGCAGTGCGGCAAGGCCTTCACGCAGGTGTCGCACCTGAGCCGCCACCGGCGCACGCACACCGGTGAGCGGCCATACGCGTGCGGGGCCTGCGGCCGCGCCTTTAGCAACCGCTCGCACCTTGTGCAGCACCACCTGGCGCACACGGGCGCGCGGCCCTACAAGTGCCCGGAGTGCGGCGCCACCTTCGGCCACGTGTCCTCCCTGCTCGAACACCAGAAGGTGCACACGGGCGAGAAACCCTTCCGCTGCGGCGACTGCGGCCGCGCCTTCAGCCACGGCTCCTCGCTGACGCTGCACCGGCGGACGCACACGGGCGAGCGGCCCTACGCCTGCCCCGAGTGCGGCAAGGCCTTCAGCAACCGCGCCTACTTGGTCCAGCACCACATCGTGCACACCGGCGAGAAGCCCTACGAGTGCGGCAGATGCGGCAAGGCCTTCAGCTTCTCCTCCGCGCTCATCCGGCACCAGAAGACGCACGCTGTGGGCAAGAAGGCGGGGGCACCGCTCGGCCCCGCGGCCGCCGCTGCATCCACACCCGAGCTCCCGGCGGGAGGAGGAGCCTGCTGA
- the ZNF835 gene encoding zinc finger protein 835 isoform X1 codes for MSAPPRDEGPQGVRVDQTSAGPTREARAARTGATARETWMGPGAPKPTRCEIEAAARKAGMEALLEGAAPQSSKLGETPKPEGGFKDGPKKAETCLKQEARKENPTGDGVPEQDEVAAGTPETSCSPPTPQADHRPQRRGAPRKRRTLKKAAASAEPEPEEVAERGGGGPSKPWKCGDCGKAFSYCSAFTLHQRTHTGEKPFPCADCGRAFSQSAHLAQHQRVHTGERPYACAECGKAFSQGSYLAAHGRVHTGERPHRCTDCGKAFARPTHLAQHRRVHTGERPFACSQCAKAFRSRSSLREHQRIHTGEKPFACARCDKAFRFSSALLRHQRTHTAQRPYTCGQCAKAFTQAAHLAQHRGLHTGEKPFACAECGARFSQSASLNEHRRIHTGEKPFACAQCGKAFTQVSHLSRHRRTHTGERPYACGACGRAFSNRSHLVQHHLAHTGARPYKCPECGATFGHVSSLLEHQKVHTGEKPFRCGDCGRAFSHGSSLTLHRRTHTGERPYACPECGKAFSNRAYLVQHHIVHTGEKPYECGRCGKAFSFSSALIRHQKTHAVGKKAGAPLGPAAAAASTPELPAGGGAC; via the exons ATGTCCGCGCCACCGCGGGACGAGGGGCCTCAGGGGGTCCGCGTGGACCAG ACGTCAGCTGGACCTACACGGGAGGCACGTGCAGCCCGGACAGGCGCCACAGCCCGGGAGACGTGGATGGGACCCGGTGCTCCCAAACCCACGAG ATGTGAAATCGAGGCAGCAGCTCGGAAAGCCGGGATGGAAGCACTCCTGGAGGGCGCCGCTCCCCAGAGCTCCAAGTTGGGAGAAACCCCCAAACCCGAGGGTGGGTTCAAGGACGGGCCAAAGAAGGCGGAAACCTGTTTGAAGCAGGAGGCCCGCAAGGAAAACCCCACCGGGGACGGGGTGCCCGAGCAGGATGAGGTCGCCGCCGGAACCCCCGAGACCAGCTGCAGCCCTCCGACTCCCCAGGCCGACCACCGGCCCCAGAGACGCGGCGCTCCAAGAAAGCGCAGGACCCTGAAGAAGGCAGCAGCCAGCGCGGAGCCGGAGCCGGAGGAGGTGGCGGAGCGAGGGGGCGGTGGCCCCAGCAAGCCGTGGAAGTGTGGGGACTGCGGCAAGGCCTTCAGCTACTGCTCTGCCTTCACGCTGCACCAGAGGACGCACACCGGGGAGAAGCCGTTCCCCTGCGCGGACTGTGGCCGCGCCTTCAGCCAGAGCGCGCACCTGGCGCAGCACCAGCGCGTGCACACGGGCGAGCGGCCCTACGCCTGCGCCGAGTGCGGCAAGGCCTTCAGCCAGGGCTCCTATCTGGCGGCGCACGGGCGTGTGCACACGGGCGAGCGGCCCCACCGCTGCACCGACTGCGGCAAGGCCTTTGCGCGCCCCACGCACCTGGCGCAGCACCGGCGTGTGCACACGGGCGAGCGGCCCTTCGCCTGCAGCCAGTGCGCCAAGGCCTTCCGCAGCCGCTCGTCGCTGCGGGAGCACCAGCGCATCCACACGGGCGAGAAGCCCTTCGCCTGTGCGCGCTGCGACAAGGCCTTCCGCTTCTCCTCGGCGCTGCTCCGCCACCAGCGCACGCACACGGCCCAGCGGCCCTACACGTGCGGCCAGTGCGCCAAGGCCTTCACGCAGGCCGCGCACCTGGCGCAACACCGCGGCTTGCACACGGGTGAGAAGCCCTTCGCCTGCGCTGAGTGCGGCGCGCGCTTCAGCCAGAGCGCCTCGCTCAACGAGCACCGGCGCATCCACACGGGCGAGAAGCCCTTCGCCTGCGCGCAGTGCGGCAAGGCCTTCACGCAGGTGTCGCACCTGAGCCGCCACCGGCGCACGCACACCGGTGAGCGGCCATACGCGTGCGGGGCCTGCGGCCGCGCCTTTAGCAACCGCTCGCACCTTGTGCAGCACCACCTGGCGCACACGGGCGCGCGGCCCTACAAGTGCCCGGAGTGCGGCGCCACCTTCGGCCACGTGTCCTCCCTGCTCGAACACCAGAAGGTGCACACGGGCGAGAAACCCTTCCGCTGCGGCGACTGCGGCCGCGCCTTCAGCCACGGCTCCTCGCTGACGCTGCACCGGCGGACGCACACGGGCGAGCGGCCCTACGCCTGCCCCGAGTGCGGCAAGGCCTTCAGCAACCGCGCCTACTTGGTCCAGCACCACATCGTGCACACCGGCGAGAAGCCCTACGAGTGCGGCAGATGCGGCAAGGCCTTCAGCTTCTCCTCCGCGCTCATCCGGCACCAGAAGACGCACGCTGTGGGCAAGAAGGCGGGGGCACCGCTCGGCCCCGCGGCCGCCGCTGCATCCACACCCGAGCTCCCGGCGGGAGGAGGAGCCTGCTGA